One Streptomyces sp. SAI-135 DNA segment encodes these proteins:
- a CDS encoding beta-L-arabinofuranosidase domain-containing protein — protein MSASFSRRRLLQVAAATLPVSATGSLLGASAAHAAVPPARADIGVLARPFEFGQVRLTASRWLDNQNRTQNYLRFVDVDRLLYNFRANHKLSTNGAAATGGWDAPTFPFRTHVQGHFLTAWAQLYAVTGDTTCRDKAIYMVAELAKCQANNGAAGFNTGYLSGYPESDFTALEQRTLTNGNVPYYTIHKTLAGLLDVWRLIGSTQARDVLLALARWVDWRTGRLSSQQMQAMLGTEFGGMNAVLTDLYQQTGDARWLTAAQRFDHAAVFDPLAANQDQLSGLHANTQVPKWIGAAREYKATGTTRYRDIAANAWNFTVNAHTYAIGGNSQAEHFRAPNAISGYLNNDTCESCNTFNMLSLTRELFTLDPNRAALFDYYERAWLNQMIGQQNPADAHGHVTYFTPLKPGGRRGVGPAWGGGTWSTDYGTFWCCQGTGLEMHTRLMDSIYFHSDNTLIVNLFVPSVLNWSERGITVTQTTAYPISDTTTLQVTGNAGGTWAMRIRIPGWTTGATISVNGVAQNIVTTPGSYATLSRSWTSGDTVTVRLPMRIVMRATNDNQDVAAITYGPVVLSGNYGDTSLSSLPTLNTSSITRTSGSSLAFTATANGSTVNLGPFHDAHGHNYTVYWRASDSVRLVNAASGLLLGVQDMSTADGGRALQWSDNGTADHDWYMITDGSAVRFRNSHSGKVLGVQNMSTADGASVLQWSDTGTADHRWTLLDQQDGTYKIRNVNSGKLLAIANNSTAVGAFAVQDADDGSADNRWRIVRN, from the coding sequence ATGTCTGCCTCCTTCAGCAGAAGGCGCCTCCTGCAAGTGGCCGCGGCCACGCTTCCCGTCTCTGCCACCGGTTCCCTCCTCGGCGCGTCTGCGGCCCATGCCGCGGTCCCTCCCGCCCGCGCCGACATCGGAGTCCTCGCGCGCCCCTTTGAGTTCGGTCAGGTCCGGCTCACCGCGAGCCGGTGGCTGGACAACCAGAACCGTACGCAGAACTACCTGCGCTTCGTCGACGTCGACCGGTTGCTGTACAACTTCCGCGCCAACCACAAGCTGTCCACCAACGGCGCGGCCGCCACGGGTGGTTGGGACGCGCCGACGTTCCCCTTCCGGACCCATGTCCAGGGGCACTTCCTGACGGCGTGGGCGCAGTTGTACGCCGTGACCGGTGACACCACCTGCCGGGACAAGGCGATCTACATGGTGGCGGAGTTGGCCAAGTGCCAGGCCAACAACGGTGCCGCCGGTTTCAACACCGGGTACCTGTCCGGCTATCCCGAGTCTGACTTCACCGCGCTCGAACAGCGGACGCTGACCAACGGCAATGTGCCTTACTACACCATCCATAAGACCCTCGCGGGCCTGTTGGACGTGTGGCGTCTCATCGGCAGTACGCAGGCGCGCGACGTGCTGCTCGCTCTGGCGCGTTGGGTCGACTGGCGCACCGGCCGGCTGAGCAGCCAGCAGATGCAGGCCATGCTGGGCACCGAGTTCGGCGGCATGAACGCCGTGCTGACCGATCTCTACCAGCAGACGGGCGACGCGCGGTGGCTCACCGCCGCCCAGCGCTTCGACCACGCCGCGGTGTTCGATCCGCTGGCCGCCAACCAGGACCAGCTCAGCGGTTTGCACGCCAACACGCAGGTGCCCAAGTGGATCGGGGCGGCCCGGGAGTACAAGGCGACCGGCACCACGCGCTACCGTGACATCGCCGCCAACGCCTGGAACTTCACCGTCAACGCGCACACCTACGCGATCGGTGGCAACAGTCAGGCGGAGCACTTCCGCGCCCCGAACGCCATCTCCGGGTATCTGAACAACGACACGTGTGAGAGCTGCAACACCTTCAACATGCTCAGCCTCACCCGGGAACTGTTCACGCTGGACCCGAACCGGGCCGCTCTGTTCGACTACTACGAGCGGGCGTGGCTGAACCAGATGATCGGCCAGCAGAACCCGGCCGACGCCCACGGCCACGTCACCTACTTCACCCCGCTCAAGCCCGGTGGCCGGCGCGGTGTGGGCCCGGCGTGGGGCGGCGGCACCTGGAGCACCGACTACGGCACCTTCTGGTGCTGTCAAGGCACGGGCCTGGAGATGCACACCCGGCTCATGGACTCCATCTACTTCCACAGCGACAACACGCTGATCGTGAACCTCTTCGTACCCTCGGTGCTCAACTGGTCGGAGCGGGGGATCACCGTCACCCAGACCACGGCGTACCCGATCAGTGACACCACCACCTTGCAGGTCACAGGCAACGCCGGCGGCACCTGGGCGATGCGCATCCGCATTCCCGGCTGGACCACGGGGGCCACCATCAGCGTCAACGGCGTGGCGCAGAACATCGTCACCACCCCCGGCAGCTACGCCACCCTTAGCCGCTCCTGGACCTCCGGCGACACGGTCACCGTTCGTCTGCCCATGCGGATCGTCATGCGGGCCACCAACGACAATCAGGACGTCGCGGCCATCACCTACGGCCCTGTCGTCCTGTCCGGCAACTACGGTGACACCTCGCTCAGCTCGCTGCCGACTCTGAACACGTCGTCGATCACCCGGACCAGCGGCAGTTCGCTCGCCTTCACCGCCACCGCCAACGGCTCCACCGTCAATCTGGGCCCGTTCCACGACGCGCACGGCCACAACTACACCGTCTACTGGAGGGCGAGCGACAGTGTCCGCCTGGTCAACGCGGCCAGTGGTCTGTTGCTGGGCGTCCAGGACATGTCCACCGCCGACGGGGGCCGTGCTCTGCAATGGTCGGACAACGGTACCGCCGACCACGACTGGTACATGATCACCGACGGGTCGGCGGTCCGCTTCCGCAACTCCCACAGCGGCAAGGTCCTCGGCGTCCAGAACATGTCCACAGCGGACGGCGCGAGCGTGCTGCAGTGGTCGGACACCGGCACCGCCGACCACCGCTGGACACTACTCGACCAGCAAGACGGCACCTACAAGATCCGCAACGTCAACAGTGGCAAGCTGCTCGCCATCGCGAACAACTCCACTGCCGTGGGCGCGTTCGCGGTGCAGGACGCGGACGACGGCAGCGCCGACAACCGGTGGCGCATCGTGCGGAACTGA
- a CDS encoding RICIN domain-containing protein, whose product MGTRVAGAVAVLALAAGATLGVGAWRSYQADEKTQEAELSAEQAAAHEQLTGSPSLSAEPKVTKKKTVTEPGTSVEPRGTSVEPRVPDPVVVPSASPTKKRTETRAEDTAKAELRKLTAASRTVLLKNVVTGLCADIPFYGAGKKGEVINQYHCDGTDKDNQRWRMTSPRPAAGPGGTDLVQFANLKDGLCFDLPTRGAQPSGTGLSEAHCTGTMGDNQLWWFDPAGDGSVMIRNYASNHLCLMVAGAGAVKKQPDQRLVIGSCGTRDDGRWRLIE is encoded by the coding sequence ATGGGGACCCGGGTCGCCGGCGCGGTGGCCGTGCTGGCACTCGCCGCGGGCGCCACCCTGGGGGTGGGCGCGTGGCGCAGTTACCAGGCTGACGAGAAGACGCAGGAGGCGGAGCTGTCGGCCGAGCAGGCCGCGGCCCACGAGCAGCTCACCGGATCCCCGTCACTGTCCGCCGAACCGAAGGTGACGAAGAAGAAGACGGTCACGGAGCCCGGCACGAGCGTCGAGCCGCGGGGCACGAGCGTCGAGCCACGGGTACCCGACCCCGTCGTCGTTCCCTCGGCCTCTCCGACGAAGAAGCGAACCGAGACGCGAGCGGAGGACACGGCCAAGGCCGAACTGCGGAAGCTGACGGCCGCCTCTCGCACGGTACTGCTGAAGAACGTGGTCACCGGATTGTGTGCCGACATCCCGTTCTACGGAGCGGGCAAGAAGGGCGAGGTCATCAACCAGTACCACTGCGACGGCACCGACAAGGACAACCAGCGGTGGAGGATGACGTCCCCTCGTCCCGCCGCAGGCCCTGGCGGCACCGATCTCGTGCAGTTCGCCAATCTGAAGGACGGCCTGTGTTTCGACCTGCCGACCCGTGGGGCACAGCCTTCGGGGACCGGGCTCTCAGAGGCCCACTGCACCGGAACCATGGGCGACAACCAGCTGTGGTGGTTCGATCCGGCCGGGGACGGCAGCGTCATGATCCGCAATTACGCCAGCAACCACCTGTGCCTCATGGTCGCCGGAGCGGGCGCCGTGAAGAAGCAGCCGGACCAGCGGCTGGTGATCGGCTCGTGCGGTACACGGGACGACGGCCGCTGGCGACTGATCGAATGA
- a CDS encoding SDR family oxidoreductase, which translates to MARNIDITIPDLSGKLALVTGASDGIGFIIASRLAQAGAEVVMPVRNSTKGEQAVDRIRALVPGARVTTRALDLASLDSVTALTKQLVGEGRPINLLINNAGVMQPPSRLTTQDGFELQFGTNHLGHFALTQGLLPLLIEGRARVTHQTSIAARSGAINWDDLNWERDYDVTKAYRQSKIAVGLFARELDVRSTAAGWGITSNLSHPGVSPTNLLSAQPGLGRQKDTGAVRMIRVLSRVGVVGTPATAALPALLAATSTDARGGQFYGPNRADVGGAPSEQMLWPPLRNMDEAHRIWEASERLIGAQFSA; encoded by the coding sequence ATGGCTCGGAACATCGACATCACTATCCCCGACCTGTCCGGGAAGCTCGCCCTCGTCACCGGGGCGAGCGACGGGATTGGGTTCATCATCGCCTCCCGCCTGGCCCAGGCGGGCGCGGAGGTGGTCATGCCGGTCCGTAACTCCACCAAGGGCGAGCAGGCCGTCGACCGCATCCGTGCCCTCGTCCCGGGCGCGAGAGTCACCACCCGGGCCCTGGACCTGGCCTCGCTCGACTCCGTGACCGCCCTCACCAAGCAGCTCGTGGGCGAGGGCCGCCCGATCAACCTGCTCATCAACAACGCCGGCGTGATGCAACCCCCGAGCCGCCTGACCACCCAGGACGGGTTCGAGCTGCAGTTCGGTACCAACCACCTCGGCCACTTCGCCCTCACTCAGGGCCTCCTGCCCCTGCTCATCGAGGGCAGGGCCCGAGTCACCCACCAAACCAGCATCGCCGCCCGCAGCGGCGCGATCAACTGGGACGACCTCAACTGGGAGCGGGACTACGACGTCACGAAGGCCTACCGCCAGTCCAAGATCGCCGTCGGCCTGTTCGCCCGCGAACTCGACGTCCGCAGCACCGCGGCCGGCTGGGGCATCACCAGCAACCTCTCCCACCCCGGCGTCTCTCCCACCAACCTCCTCTCCGCCCAGCCCGGCTTGGGACGGCAGAAGGACACCGGCGCCGTCCGGATGATCCGCGTGCTCTCCCGCGTGGGCGTCGTCGGCACCCCCGCCACCGCCGCTCTGCCCGCACTACTGGCCGCCACCAGCACCGACGCGCGGGGCGGCCAGTTCTACGGCCCCAACCGAGCCGACGTCGGCGGCGCCCCCTCCGAGCAGATGCTGTGGCCCCCGCTGCGCAACATGGACGAGGCCCACAGGATCTGGGAGGCGTCCGAGCGGCTGATCGGTGCGCAATTCTCCGCCTGA
- a CDS encoding IS5 family transposase (programmed frameshift), protein MTVGLVERMVPDGLWELFERVVPPAPERPQGGGRRRHGDREVLAAIIFVATSGCTWNQLPPGFGPSGVTAFRRFTEWSEARVWAKLHRLVLDELGARGELDWSRCAIDSVSVRALKGPLTGPNPTDRGKSGSKIHLIVDRNGLPLSIGITAANLHDSQALIPLMRGIPPIRSRFGPRRRRPAKLHADKGYDFDHLRSWLRRRQIVPRIARRGIETSDRLGRHRWVVERTMSWLNGCRRLHRRYERKPEHFLAFVGIASTLICYRRITK, encoded by the exons ATGACTGTTGGACTCGTCGAGCGGATGGTGCCGGACGGCTTATGGGAGCTGTTCGAGCGTGTGGTGCCGCCGGCACCGGAACGCCCGCAGGGCGGTGGCCGACGCCGGCACGGGGACCGGGAGGTGCTGGCCGCCATCATCTTCGTGGCCACGTCGGGATGCACTTGGAACCAACTGCCGCCCGGCTTTGGTCCGTCGGGAGTGACGGCGTTTCGTCGTTTCACCGAGTGGTCCGAGGCAAGGGTGTGGGCCAAACTCCACCGCCTGGTCCTGGACGAGCTCGGCGCGCGCGGTGAGCTGGACTGGTCGCGGTGCGCCATCGACTCGGTCAGCGTCCGCGCCCTCAAA GGGCCGCTGACCGGACCGAATCCGACCGATCGAGGCAAGAGCGGATCGAAAATCCACCTCATCGTCGACCGCAACGGCCTGCCCCTGTCGATCGGCATCACCGCGGCGAACCTGCACGACAGCCAGGCTCTGATACCGCTGATGCGCGGCATCCCGCCGATCCGCTCCCGCTTCGGACCACGGCGCCGACGGCCAGCCAAACTGCACGCCGACAAGGGCTACGACTTCGACCACCTGCGCAGCTGGCTGCGGCGACGACAGATCGTGCCCCGCATCGCGCGTCGCGGGATCGAAACCTCCGACCGACTGGGCCGGCACCGCTGGGTGGTGGAGCGAACGATGTCCTGGCTGAACGGATGCCGACGCCTGCATCGCCGCTACGAGCGCAAGCCCGAACACTTCCTCGCCTTCGTCGGCATCGCCAGCACCCTCATCTGCTACCGCCGCATCACCAAATGA
- a CDS encoding xanthine dehydrogenase family protein molybdopterin-binding subunit produces the protein MTVSPVGREVARVDGRLKVTGAARYSGDYSATHMSYAHVVTSTVARGTIRSIDTAAALAAPGVLRVYVAGDGRLRLYPLAPEFSFFGENYIPLQDMTVRYYGQIIAVVVAESVEQARDAAALITVTYDAQPPRSSLANGPREPSDPTSTGEPSSVTVLAPGIESIDEALAASDVVVEADFEQLVQHHAAMEPHTVLAEWDGDRLTVHAGAQMPTPFTILLAQRLGVPPQQVRLVGRYVGGGFGARVIVWSEAPVAAAAARELGRPVKLTLTREQMFTLVGHRPHLTQTVRLGASRNGVLNVISHESVAERPAAGGWNLIPGHSTSDTLYNTPNLRINPQQVILDMPSSWAMRAPNEAPGAFALETAMDELAIATGVDPVELRLRNYATVSPSTGRPWSSKHLDECYRDGARRFGWSARSSTPRARVDGQWLFGTGMSSAAYPANRQAASVRIRLLDDDTAVVSTGTSDLGTGAWTMVAVAGADALGLPLGRVTSEIGDSALPPGAPAVGSGATQSTVPAVVAAARDTIDALKQLAVTRSESPWHGKDPGDLRYEQGRLYGNDRSMTFGALLRALGSRSMDATASEPAGAAPGYTYHSFGAHFCEVRVNRFTGEIRVTRFTTVVDAGRIINARAARSQIVGGVIFGISGALLEGNHLEHDTGRLAGSNLADYLVAVNADIPHIDVHLLDRPDPHLTGPLGEDGGEVGTRSLGARGLGEIGTVGSAAAVGNAVFNATGIRVRTLPITLDKLL, from the coding sequence ATGACCGTCTCTCCAGTCGGGCGTGAAGTCGCCCGCGTAGACGGCCGATTGAAGGTCACCGGAGCCGCACGCTACTCCGGTGACTACTCGGCCACCCACATGTCCTACGCCCACGTCGTCACCAGCACGGTCGCAAGGGGCACGATCCGCTCCATCGACACCGCCGCCGCGCTGGCCGCTCCCGGAGTCCTGCGCGTGTACGTCGCGGGGGACGGGCGCCTGAGGCTGTACCCGCTCGCACCCGAGTTCAGCTTCTTCGGCGAGAACTACATCCCCTTGCAGGACATGACCGTTCGCTACTACGGCCAGATCATCGCCGTGGTCGTTGCCGAGAGTGTCGAGCAGGCCCGCGACGCCGCGGCGCTGATCACCGTCACCTACGACGCGCAGCCACCGCGCTCCTCCCTCGCGAACGGACCCCGCGAGCCCTCCGACCCCACGTCCACCGGGGAGCCGAGCAGCGTCACAGTCCTCGCCCCCGGCATCGAGTCGATCGACGAGGCGCTCGCCGCCAGCGACGTCGTCGTGGAAGCTGACTTCGAACAGTTGGTGCAGCACCACGCCGCGATGGAACCTCACACCGTCCTCGCCGAGTGGGACGGCGACCGCCTGACCGTCCACGCCGGCGCGCAGATGCCAACGCCGTTCACGATCCTGCTGGCCCAGCGGCTCGGCGTCCCCCCACAGCAGGTGCGGCTGGTCGGGCGGTACGTCGGCGGCGGTTTCGGGGCCCGGGTCATCGTGTGGAGCGAGGCCCCGGTCGCAGCCGCTGCGGCCCGGGAGCTTGGCCGCCCCGTCAAGCTCACCCTCACCAGGGAGCAGATGTTCACCCTGGTCGGCCACCGTCCGCACCTCACCCAGACGGTCAGGCTGGGTGCCTCCCGCAACGGAGTCCTCAACGTCATCAGCCACGAGAGCGTCGCCGAGAGGCCGGCCGCTGGTGGGTGGAACTTGATCCCGGGCCACTCCACCTCGGACACGCTCTACAACACACCCAACCTGCGCATCAACCCGCAGCAGGTCATCCTCGACATGCCGAGCAGCTGGGCGATGCGGGCGCCCAACGAGGCCCCCGGGGCGTTCGCCCTGGAGACGGCGATGGACGAACTTGCCATCGCCACCGGTGTCGACCCCGTCGAGCTGCGACTGCGCAACTACGCCACCGTCAGCCCCTCCACGGGCCGGCCGTGGTCGAGCAAGCACCTCGACGAGTGCTATCGCGACGGCGCACGACGCTTCGGCTGGTCGGCCCGCAGCTCCACGCCCCGCGCGCGCGTCGACGGGCAGTGGCTGTTCGGCACCGGAATGTCCAGCGCTGCGTACCCGGCGAACCGTCAGGCCGCAAGCGTCAGGATCCGGCTGCTCGACGATGACACCGCCGTGGTGTCGACAGGGACCTCGGACCTGGGCACCGGCGCGTGGACGATGGTGGCGGTCGCCGGCGCCGACGCCCTGGGGCTCCCGCTGGGGCGGGTGACCTCCGAGATCGGCGACTCGGCGCTGCCCCCGGGCGCACCCGCCGTGGGCTCCGGCGCCACGCAGAGCACGGTCCCGGCGGTCGTGGCGGCCGCCCGCGACACGATCGACGCGCTCAAGCAGCTCGCAGTGACCCGTTCCGAATCGCCGTGGCACGGAAAGGACCCCGGGGACCTGCGCTACGAGCAGGGCCGACTGTACGGGAATGACCGCTCGATGACCTTCGGCGCGCTGCTCAGGGCCCTCGGGTCGCGGAGCATGGACGCCACCGCATCCGAGCCCGCCGGCGCCGCCCCCGGGTATACGTACCACAGCTTCGGCGCGCACTTCTGCGAGGTGCGCGTCAACCGGTTCACCGGCGAGATCCGCGTCACCCGTTTCACCACCGTCGTGGATGCTGGGCGGATCATCAACGCCCGGGCCGCCCGGAGTCAGATCGTCGGCGGAGTCATCTTCGGCATCTCGGGGGCCCTGCTGGAGGGAAACCACCTCGAACATGACACGGGACGGCTGGCCGGCAGCAACCTCGCCGACTACCTGGTAGCCGTGAACGCCGACATCCCCCACATCGACGTGCACCTCCTCGACCGGCCTGACCCGCACCTCACCGGTCCGCTCGGCGAGGACGGCGGGGAGGTCGGGACCCGAAGCCTCGGCGCCCGCGGCCTCGGGGAGATCGGCACCGTCGGCTCGGCCGCCGCCGTAGGCAACGCCGTCTTCAACGCCACCGGCATCCGGGTACGCACGCTGCCCATCACCCTCGACAAACTGCTGTAG
- a CDS encoding amidohydrolase family protein: protein MIIKNVTVIDGTGGAGLPAMDVRIADGRFEDIRPSGADTARAPSGDDGEAVLDGRGGYLLPGLWESHTHLMGFAMHLPQAKRLPYLQGILTDYLHSGITSVCDLGGSVTQGRTIREAGRASGTAASLFFAGPVFTSVGGWPLSFHGERSMAVGVGDADEAHRQVEKLLDQVDFVKCIFDGKPRGGERVALAALEAIIQVAHGAGKKVLVHVATGTDLREAVTAGADCIEHSFVPEDPAEVSEAEQIAALLAETGTLYCPTLVTWEQLGRSGDPAYLDELVAEGISSAEDAAAIAARPFWGMPFPHHPVDEAQTRFDYAMRTLPLFHEAGVKLVAGSDVAMGMPSPGSALLRELQLFAKAGLPLSEIITTATGRAAEKIGKRDVVGTVTAGAVADALLLDADPLADISHLIDPRHRRAVISAGRLISPINI, encoded by the coding sequence GTGATCATCAAGAACGTGACCGTCATCGACGGCACCGGCGGTGCCGGCCTGCCCGCGATGGACGTCCGCATCGCCGACGGGCGATTCGAGGACATCCGTCCGTCCGGCGCGGACACCGCCAGGGCGCCGAGCGGCGACGACGGCGAAGCGGTTCTGGACGGACGCGGCGGCTACCTGCTGCCAGGTCTGTGGGAGAGCCACACGCACCTCATGGGGTTCGCCATGCATTTGCCGCAAGCCAAGCGGCTGCCATACCTCCAGGGAATCCTGACCGACTATCTGCACTCCGGCATCACGTCGGTGTGTGATCTCGGGGGATCGGTCACGCAGGGCCGCACGATCCGTGAGGCCGGCCGGGCCAGCGGCACCGCGGCATCGTTGTTCTTCGCAGGACCCGTCTTCACCAGTGTCGGAGGCTGGCCCCTGTCGTTCCATGGCGAGCGTTCCATGGCCGTCGGAGTGGGCGATGCCGACGAGGCACATCGGCAGGTCGAGAAACTGCTCGATCAGGTCGACTTCGTCAAGTGCATCTTTGACGGAAAGCCCAGAGGCGGCGAGCGGGTTGCCCTGGCCGCGCTCGAGGCGATCATCCAGGTCGCGCACGGCGCGGGCAAGAAGGTACTGGTCCATGTGGCAACAGGCACGGATCTGCGGGAGGCGGTCACGGCCGGAGCCGACTGCATCGAGCACTCCTTCGTCCCGGAGGATCCCGCCGAGGTGAGCGAAGCGGAGCAGATCGCCGCCCTGCTGGCCGAGACGGGAACCCTTTACTGCCCAACGCTTGTCACCTGGGAGCAGTTGGGCCGCAGCGGGGACCCCGCCTACCTGGACGAACTCGTCGCTGAGGGGATCTCCTCGGCCGAGGATGCCGCTGCGATCGCGGCTCGGCCCTTCTGGGGCATGCCGTTCCCACACCACCCGGTCGACGAAGCACAGACCCGGTTCGATTACGCAATGCGCACGCTGCCCCTCTTCCATGAAGCCGGGGTCAAGCTCGTTGCCGGAAGTGACGTCGCGATGGGCATGCCCTCGCCCGGCAGCGCCCTGCTGCGTGAGTTGCAGCTGTTCGCCAAGGCCGGGCTGCCCCTGTCCGAGATCATCACCACGGCCACCGGTCGCGCCGCGGAAAAGATCGGGAAGCGGGACGTCGTGGGCACCGTGACTGCGGGCGCCGTTGCCGACGCTCTGCTCCTGGACGCCGACCCGCTCGCGGACATCTCCCACCTGATCGATCCGCGGCACCGCCGGGCCGTCATCAGCGCCGGCCGTCTTATCTCACCGATCAACATCTGA
- a CDS encoding carboxylesterase family protein, producing MSKDVHGTQVTVEGGTVGGRLREGVVSFLGVPYAAPPFGADRMGPPQPVVPWQGVRDAARMGPTVPKGDYPPAFRRLFPEVEIGGEECLNRNVWTPDLKAGGLPVLVWIHGGSFANGSNSVAACDGSALARSGVVCAAINYRLAAECFLFLDDCLANLGLQDQVAALEWVRDNIAAFGGDPGNVTMAGESAGAMSVATLLVMPSAAGLFARAITQSGAAANTLTAEQGLAVGSLLAEALEVPTTRDAIAAVPQDRPRRAASKGVTEVQLGTAPDKWASLDLRGLSFAPVVDGTVLPVHPLDAARVGAGVPVPLLTGWNRDENRLGLVAVNMLDTVEEFTLLAGAAGTGLGQKGWRSTAPRVPARPPGDLLAAIGTDWSYALPALQYAEARIAGDAGPPGCTASTTWRRPTTTASARATPPSCRSSSGRRTTTAYGPSSETIPRRRQPPQHTRRGCPSRGRGRPAGSPMTQPARTTALIGEKIRVVDDPAPDERHAWGGIF from the coding sequence ATGTCGAAAGACGTGCATGGCACCCAGGTGACTGTCGAGGGCGGCACCGTGGGAGGTCGTTTACGCGAGGGTGTCGTCTCCTTCCTGGGAGTCCCGTATGCCGCGCCACCTTTCGGGGCGGACAGGATGGGGCCCCCGCAGCCGGTGGTTCCGTGGCAGGGCGTCCGTGACGCGGCTCGCATGGGGCCGACGGTGCCGAAGGGGGACTACCCGCCTGCCTTCCGGCGGCTCTTCCCCGAGGTGGAGATCGGGGGAGAGGAGTGTCTCAACCGCAATGTATGGACGCCCGACCTCAAGGCAGGCGGCCTTCCGGTGCTGGTGTGGATTCATGGTGGTTCGTTCGCCAACGGTTCCAATTCCGTGGCGGCGTGCGACGGGTCGGCCTTGGCGCGTAGCGGCGTGGTCTGCGCGGCGATCAACTACCGGCTCGCCGCGGAGTGTTTCCTTTTCCTCGACGACTGCCTGGCCAACCTCGGCCTCCAGGACCAGGTGGCCGCGCTGGAGTGGGTGCGGGACAACATCGCCGCCTTCGGCGGTGATCCCGGGAACGTGACGATGGCGGGGGAGTCAGCCGGTGCGATGAGCGTGGCCACCCTGCTGGTGATGCCATCCGCGGCCGGGTTGTTCGCCCGCGCCATCACACAGTCCGGCGCCGCCGCCAACACGCTCACCGCCGAGCAGGGGCTGGCGGTCGGCAGCCTGCTGGCCGAGGCACTCGAAGTGCCGACCACCAGGGACGCCATCGCAGCCGTTCCGCAGGACCGGCCCAGGCGTGCCGCCTCCAAGGGGGTCACGGAGGTCCAACTCGGTACCGCCCCCGACAAGTGGGCAAGCCTGGACCTGAGGGGGCTGTCTTTCGCACCGGTGGTCGACGGCACCGTCCTGCCGGTCCATCCGCTGGACGCCGCTCGCGTCGGGGCCGGAGTCCCTGTTCCGCTGCTGACAGGCTGGAACCGCGACGAGAATCGCTTGGGCCTAGTGGCCGTGAACATGTTGGACACGGTGGAGGAATTCACCCTGCTCGCCGGGGCGGCGGGTACGGGCTTGGGCCAGAAGGGGTGGCGATCTACCGCGCCGCGCGTCCCGGCGCGACCCCCCGGCGACCTGCTCGCGGCGATCGGCACCGACTGGTCCTACGCCCTTCCGGCCCTCCAGTACGCCGAAGCCCGCATCGCCGGGGATGCGGGCCCACCTGGGTGTACCGCTTCGACCACCTGGAGGCGGCCGACAACCACGGCTTCGGCTCGTGCCACGCCACCGAGCTGCCGTTCGTCTTCCGGACGGAGAACCACGACAGCGTACGGGCCCTCATCGGAGACCATCCCTCGCCGGCGACAGCCGCCACAGCACACGAGGCGTGGGTGTCCTTCGCGCGGAAGGGGACGCCCGGCTGGGAGCCCTATGACACAACCTGCACGTACCACCGCTCTGATCGGGGAGAAGATTCGTGTGGTCGACGATCCCGCCCCCGACGAGCGTCACGCCTGGGGCGGCATTTTCTAG
- a CDS encoding IS5 family transposase, with product MPSRRPYPSDLSDARWELIEPVLSAWRFERRGRALDFGRPPEHDLRDIMDAILYVDRTGIQWRYLPHDFPHWNTVYGYFAKWQQEGVFAHLNGLLRQLLREKEGRNSEPSACVIDAQSVKTSTSVHVSSQGIDAGKKIVGRKRNIVTDTLGLLLAVLVTAASVQDSVAGTWLLDQVAADHPGIRKVWVDGGYRQHLVEHAAALGIDMEITARAPGTRGFTPIPKRWSVERTYGWLMLHRRLARDYETLTVRSEAMIHLAMTDLMARRLTSENTISWRDPTRHTKRQIPG from the coding sequence ATGCCGTCGCGACGTCCGTATCCGAGTGATCTGTCCGATGCCCGCTGGGAGTTGATCGAGCCGGTGCTCTCGGCCTGGCGCTTCGAGCGCCGCGGCCGGGCTCTGGACTTCGGCCGGCCACCCGAGCACGACCTGCGCGACATCATGGACGCGATCTTGTATGTGGACCGCACCGGGATCCAGTGGCGCTATCTCCCGCACGACTTCCCGCACTGGAACACGGTCTATGGCTACTTCGCCAAGTGGCAGCAGGAAGGTGTGTTCGCCCATCTCAACGGCCTGCTCAGGCAACTGTTACGGGAGAAGGAAGGACGGAACAGCGAGCCGTCGGCCTGCGTGATCGACGCCCAGAGCGTCAAGACCTCCACCAGCGTTCATGTCTCCAGCCAGGGCATCGACGCCGGGAAAAAGATCGTGGGCAGGAAGCGGAACATCGTCACCGACACCCTCGGTCTCCTGCTGGCCGTGCTGGTCACCGCGGCGAGCGTGCAGGACTCCGTCGCCGGGACCTGGCTCCTGGACCAGGTCGCCGCCGACCACCCTGGCATCCGCAAAGTGTGGGTGGACGGCGGCTACCGCCAGCACCTCGTGGAGCACGCCGCCGCCCTCGGCATCGACATGGAAATCACCGCGCGCGCACCTGGGACCAGGGGCTTCACCCCGATCCCGAAGCGCTGGAGCGTCGAGCGGACCTACGGCTGGCTCATGCTCCACCGCCGTCTCGCCCGCGACTACGAGACCCTGACCGTCCGTTCCGAAGCCATGATCCACCTCGCCATGACCGATCTCATGGCCCGCCGCCTCACCAGCGAGAACACCATCTCCTGGCGCGATCCGACACGGCACACCAAACGGCAGATTCCGGGATGA